One region of Chitinophaga varians genomic DNA includes:
- a CDS encoding TlpA family protein disulfide reductase encodes MKKLILLLLISGSVFAQQSPSAKYNFQDFTSIVNVEDQEKQYNEMLKANPIDPAKPSMYEEYRAQLAMGWLAKGNFERYWFYKNTRPKFNVLQFLSLTYALDNLFDANTNPGEVEKVSAGILEDLNTGALKDGIGRTQAVMEINAATNAQLGNTDKALQLLAKSSEVKDGMREMHYFKDAKSNYLNRYGVVMFAAGKYQVAFDTLSKAFREAESNPVMVNTFRLIYKKVKGTENGFEKYLKSLKDEAYHHCYKEVEKLYIASPKKTLDGAVPTPGGDGKMFTLFHATKPVEELSLPDLDGKVVHLKDYRNKVLALDFWSTGCTPCVAAFSGFERVVADYKKDVFQMFVVSLFEDRATVKTFVKKKGITLDVLQDEENKFFDVQGTPTKIIFDPLGNIRFFSSGYAGSTDREYYKLKSMVEITKSRYKG; translated from the coding sequence ATGAAAAAGTTAATCTTGCTGTTGCTGATTTCCGGTTCCGTCTTCGCACAGCAATCGCCATCTGCGAAGTATAACTTTCAGGATTTTACTTCCATAGTAAACGTGGAAGACCAGGAGAAGCAATACAATGAAATGCTGAAAGCAAATCCAATAGACCCCGCCAAACCATCCATGTATGAGGAATACCGTGCGCAGCTGGCTATGGGATGGCTTGCCAAAGGAAACTTTGAACGTTATTGGTTTTATAAAAACACCAGGCCAAAATTCAACGTACTTCAATTCCTGTCTCTGACTTATGCGCTGGATAATCTATTTGATGCAAATACCAACCCGGGCGAAGTGGAAAAGGTGTCAGCCGGTATATTGGAAGATCTGAACACAGGAGCACTGAAAGATGGAATTGGCAGAACGCAGGCCGTTATGGAAATAAACGCAGCAACTAATGCCCAACTGGGAAATACAGATAAGGCATTACAGTTATTGGCGAAATCTTCCGAAGTAAAAGACGGTATGCGCGAAATGCACTATTTCAAAGATGCCAAATCCAACTACCTGAACCGGTATGGGGTAGTGATGTTTGCTGCGGGAAAGTACCAGGTGGCATTCGATACCCTGAGTAAAGCATTCAGGGAGGCGGAGTCAAACCCGGTTATGGTTAATACATTCAGGTTGATATATAAAAAGGTAAAAGGTACCGAAAACGGATTTGAGAAATATCTTAAATCCCTGAAAGATGAAGCATACCATCACTGTTATAAGGAAGTGGAAAAATTGTACATAGCATCACCGAAAAAAACGCTCGATGGTGCAGTTCCAACCCCGGGAGGAGATGGTAAAATGTTTACGCTTTTCCACGCTACGAAACCTGTAGAAGAGTTATCATTGCCGGACCTGGACGGAAAAGTAGTTCATCTGAAGGATTATAGGAACAAGGTGTTGGCCCTTGATTTCTGGTCTACAGGATGTACCCCATGCGTAGCTGCCTTCAGCGGATTTGAACGTGTGGTGGCAGATTATAAAAAAGATGTATTTCAAATGTTTGTGGTAAGCCTGTTTGAGGACAGGGCTACCGTGAAAACTTTCGTGAAGAAAAAAGGAATTACCCTCGATGTTTTACAGGATGAGGAAAACAAGTTCTTTGATGTCCAGGGAACACCCACTAAAATCATATTTGACCCATTGGGCAATATAAGATTCTTTAGTTCTGGTTACGCTGGTTCTACAGACAGGGAGTACTATAAACTGAAGTCCATGGTGGAGATCACAAAATCCCGGTATAAAGGGTAA
- a CDS encoding peroxiredoxin family protein, with amino-acid sequence MRRAIFLILTSLAALSGIAQDNHPVSWKFQSDSIAPLTFKIAFVASINEPFHIYPQSYDGGMGMPTTITWGENPNVQLIGEMEEKGAASVAGETVAYYAKGVTFSQTIKLKADEKTVLHFRIRYMACNNQMCLPPSSKEYTLIVNDANGITVTAENEKNIQAPGIQETVQYEDFSLPDVKGKKIYTKTIISHNRYTFIDFWASWCSPCRMQAKALVPLYARYRAKGLGVIGVSLDTDAAAWKKAIEKDGYTWTNLADLKGFDSPVTKKYQIKAIPRNFLVDNKGVIVAKDLHGKELEAKLMELFD; translated from the coding sequence ATGAGAAGAGCGATTTTTTTGATATTGACCAGTCTGGCAGCTTTGTCCGGCATTGCGCAGGACAATCACCCGGTTTCATGGAAGTTCCAAAGCGACTCAATAGCGCCGCTCACTTTTAAGATTGCCTTCGTGGCGTCTATCAACGAACCATTTCATATTTATCCACAGTCTTATGATGGAGGGATGGGAATGCCTACTACCATTACCTGGGGAGAAAATCCGAATGTTCAGTTGATAGGAGAGATGGAGGAAAAAGGAGCAGCTTCTGTTGCCGGGGAAACGGTGGCTTATTACGCGAAGGGTGTTACGTTTTCACAAACTATCAAACTCAAGGCAGATGAGAAGACAGTATTGCATTTCCGGATCAGGTATATGGCATGTAATAATCAAATGTGTCTTCCTCCTTCCTCAAAGGAGTATACGCTGATTGTCAATGATGCTAACGGCATTACTGTTACTGCTGAAAATGAAAAAAATATACAGGCGCCGGGTATACAGGAAACAGTACAGTATGAGGACTTTTCGCTGCCGGATGTAAAAGGGAAAAAAATCTATACCAAAACAATCATCTCCCATAATAGGTACACATTTATTGATTTCTGGGCCAGTTGGTGTTCGCCATGCAGAATGCAGGCAAAAGCGCTTGTTCCGCTTTACGCCAGGTACAGGGCCAAAGGACTGGGTGTAATTGGCGTTTCTCTCGATACGGACGCTGCTGCCTGGAAAAAGGCAATAGAGAAGGATGGTTATACCTGGACAAACCTGGCAGATCTGAAGGGATTTGATTCTCCTGTTACTAAGAAATATCAGATTAAAGCTATTCCCAGGAATTTTCTGGTCGATAACAAAGGTGTAATTGTTGCCAAAGATCTCCATGGGAAAGAGCTGGAAGCAAAGCTGATGGAACTGTTTGACTAA
- a CDS encoding TlpA disulfide reductase family protein: MRKLIIAGLSIVPLTAFAQSNNKFTINGKYGTGNAPEKAYLEYTMEGKAIIDSVELKNGAFRFAGRASTSPVSATLIFDTKGVGRTNSLEQVPVYLEPGNIHVKTNGATVEGVQVTGTPRNNDYSDLNSLVDAGFAQMTDEDRQFMTGKVSPQATKDYEARLEGFRKRFSDMTKDAYMKFIRSHPASMLSLELFPKVAYEQRYDVVKPLFDGLSFKIKNTKEGKKVAANLDKMRVTAIGQPAPDFEVPDAEGKLVKLSSFRGKYVLVDFWASWCGPCRAENPNLVKVYNKFKDQNFTIVGISLDKSDSKALWLAAVKNDGLPWLQLSDLKFWDSAAAKSYGVQAIPQNFLIGPDGIIVGKTLSGKALDETLSKIFYPEQAAN; this comes from the coding sequence TTGAGAAAGTTAATTATAGCCGGTTTGTCAATAGTGCCGTTGACAGCTTTCGCCCAGAGTAATAATAAATTTACTATCAATGGCAAATATGGCACGGGCAACGCTCCTGAAAAGGCATACCTGGAGTATACGATGGAGGGTAAAGCTATTATTGATTCCGTTGAATTGAAGAATGGTGCTTTCAGATTTGCCGGCAGGGCGTCCACTTCGCCGGTATCCGCTACATTAATCTTTGATACGAAAGGCGTTGGGAGAACTAACAGCCTCGAACAGGTACCCGTTTATCTTGAGCCGGGTAACATTCATGTTAAAACGAACGGAGCTACAGTAGAAGGAGTTCAGGTAACCGGAACGCCCAGGAATAATGATTATAGTGATCTTAATAGCCTGGTGGATGCCGGCTTTGCACAAATGACCGATGAAGACAGGCAATTCATGACAGGAAAGGTATCACCGCAGGCCACGAAGGACTACGAGGCCAGACTGGAAGGCTTTCGGAAGCGGTTTAGTGACATGACCAAAGATGCCTATATGAAGTTCATCAGGTCCCATCCTGCATCAATGCTCAGCCTGGAATTGTTTCCCAAAGTAGCTTACGAACAACGCTATGATGTAGTGAAGCCCTTGTTCGACGGTTTATCATTCAAAATTAAAAATACTAAGGAAGGTAAGAAAGTGGCCGCAAACCTGGATAAAATGAGAGTGACTGCAATAGGCCAACCGGCGCCGGATTTTGAAGTGCCCGATGCGGAAGGGAAGCTGGTTAAACTTTCGTCATTTCGTGGCAAGTATGTATTGGTCGACTTTTGGGCTTCCTGGTGCGGGCCATGTAGGGCAGAAAACCCAAACCTGGTTAAAGTCTACAATAAATTCAAGGACCAGAACTTCACAATTGTCGGCATTTCCCTCGATAAGTCTGACAGCAAGGCGTTGTGGTTGGCGGCAGTTAAAAATGACGGACTTCCATGGCTTCAACTTTCTGATCTGAAATTTTGGGATAGTGCGGCTGCGAAATCATATGGCGTCCAGGCAATTCCTCAGAATTTTTTGATCGGTCCTGATGGAATTATAGTGGGGAAAACATTGTCAGGAAAGGCGTTGGATGAAACATTAAGCAAAATATTTTATCCTGAGCAGGCGGCTAACTGA
- a CDS encoding DUF262 domain-containing protein produces the protein MAKINLDALIQREDFEVQETINPGKKKETISIEDLKNDSFFFSNIRKPDFQRETNEWDAKKIADFIESFLDGDLIPALILWRSPSGYVFVIDGSHRLSSLHAWINDDYGDGEISKKFYDSVLPDDQIQLGTAARKLITKRIGSYKDFKLALESPEKVKPIIVQRAKNLSALAIQLQWVEGDANKAESSFFKINQQAAPINKTELILLESRKKPNCIAARAIIRSGKGHKYWSSFAQENQTKVQDLAKEINSILFTPLYQIPIKTLDIPIGGKVYSASTLPLILDFVNITNNIPDNFREQLPDDETGDATIRYLEGVRKIANKINSNHASSLGLHPIIYFYSHDGRHKVASFYATVSFIMDLEQNRQYKKFITVREYFEAFLLKYDYIVQQIVRRYRSALASFPHIKDFYFEIIDQLNIPGNTIDQAAENLVKKETYRYLSLSTERESIESKDFSSERKSAIYITNALSTAPKCGICKGLIHRNSISIDHKQRKQDGGLGTIDNGQLTHPYCNTGIKN, from the coding sequence ATGGCCAAAATAAATTTAGACGCTTTAATTCAAAGAGAAGATTTTGAAGTACAGGAAACTATCAACCCTGGTAAAAAGAAAGAAACAATATCAATTGAGGACTTAAAAAATGATTCCTTTTTCTTTTCCAATATCCGAAAACCAGACTTTCAACGAGAAACAAACGAGTGGGATGCAAAAAAGATTGCCGATTTCATTGAAAGCTTTTTAGACGGAGATTTAATCCCGGCGCTTATATTATGGAGAAGCCCATCTGGTTATGTTTTCGTAATTGACGGCTCCCACCGCCTCAGCTCTTTGCATGCATGGATTAATGATGATTACGGGGATGGGGAAATATCAAAAAAGTTTTATGATAGCGTGCTCCCTGATGATCAAATACAACTTGGTACAGCAGCAAGAAAGCTAATTACCAAGAGAATTGGTTCATATAAAGACTTCAAATTAGCATTGGAAAGCCCTGAAAAAGTAAAACCTATCATTGTTCAAAGAGCAAAAAACCTCAGTGCACTAGCTATCCAGCTGCAGTGGGTGGAAGGAGACGCCAATAAAGCCGAAAGCTCCTTCTTTAAGATTAACCAACAGGCTGCACCCATTAACAAAACTGAGTTAATACTTCTTGAGTCAAGAAAGAAGCCTAACTGTATAGCAGCACGAGCGATAATAAGAAGCGGTAAAGGACATAAGTATTGGTCCAGCTTTGCTCAAGAGAATCAAACAAAGGTCCAAGATCTGGCAAAGGAAATTAATTCCATTCTTTTCACCCCCCTTTATCAAATTCCGATAAAAACACTTGATATTCCAATTGGTGGCAAAGTTTATTCAGCTTCAACACTTCCATTAATCCTGGATTTTGTTAATATTACCAACAATATACCTGACAATTTCAGAGAACAGCTTCCTGATGATGAAACCGGAGATGCTACCATTCGCTACCTGGAAGGTGTTCGAAAAATAGCTAACAAAATAAATAGCAATCACGCTTCATCACTTGGATTGCATCCAATAATATACTTCTACTCTCATGATGGGAGACATAAAGTAGCATCATTTTATGCAACAGTCTCTTTCATAATGGATCTGGAACAAAACAGGCAGTATAAAAAATTCATAACTGTAAGAGAGTACTTTGAAGCTTTTTTATTAAAATATGATTACATAGTACAGCAAATTGTCAGAAGATATAGAAGCGCCCTAGCCAGTTTTCCCCACATCAAGGATTTTTACTTCGAGATCATTGACCAATTGAATATTCCAGGAAATACCATTGATCAAGCTGCCGAAAATTTAGTAAAGAAAGAAACTTACCGTTATTTATCACTTTCAACAGAACGAGAGTCAATAGAGTCAAAAGACTTTAGCTCAGAGAGGAAATCTGCCATTTACATCACCAATGCATTGAGTACTGCTCCTAAATGTGGGATCTGTAAAGGACTTATCCATAGAAACTCAATTTCTATTGACCACAAACAACGAAAACAGGACGGAGGCTTAGGTACTATAGACAATGGACAACTGACACACCCATATTGCAATACCGGAATAAAAAATTAG
- a CDS encoding mechanosensitive ion channel family protein, whose translation MSIQVITRPRYFCWPLLALLWLCIVLPAAGQRSKPKTPAPDTIHMAVIDSATISKNISKLARDSTKMKKSDTAVAVIINRIEGYTLLLNQLMSSLRRGFDTASITREVPLVDTSLALIKENIAGLDRTPNINDIYTNKVMLEQLLRKLSGWQNNLFSNYNALVAINDTLHSLRRDTSMRNIPAEDELYGFYIGQLTRLINKYRVVDSANKVSLVKMGLLQNRIANRYIDVSNLLEDSDYQLEQFSANMFTRDYRYIWAPHRDSINPLEFFPVAQRSLHKSTRVLSIFFSIQWPIFIVWVLLASLFAWWIYANVRRIRRNHPEQEAEAILQHAQYVYRHPVASTVIFVTTLSSVFSVRYPILYTEIIWGLTMFALTYLFRSHFPKVLYRYWLMLMALLFVYCVNNLLIEVTYAEQWGLLICAVLCILLGLRLLKETSLTTFAHPKYTAPTIKLFIGTSAISLLLVIFARVGSAKIFGSSAVVNTVMAMNLYVLVKIMLEAVFIQVEANKNSSTFISFMDYQDVQTKLKTFLTVLAFVGWLIIIARNLYLYDAIYEEISNMLSATHHIGNSDFTFSSVIIFMLVIWVAFVASQLIAYMFGNTGQSASPAQKPRFGSTLLLLRLAVLAGGILLAFAASGIPMDKLTIVIGALSVGIGFGLQNIVNNLVSGIILAFEKPIEVGDVIEVGPRSGVVKEIGIRSSKISAYDGSTVVVPNADLISQQLINWTMTNRVRRVNFMLGVGYGSDIAQVTNIIKSAFSGQEGILTTPEPVVQLSQFGDNAVNFQVYFWISDLGNAGTLQSKVLTFIYDALNKAGVDLPFPQRDLHIRSIDEAVLNKWKVNKEAESGPSDDKPAENEEKKL comes from the coding sequence ATGTCCATTCAGGTTATCACCAGACCACGATATTTTTGTTGGCCGTTGCTGGCATTACTATGGCTGTGCATCGTTTTGCCTGCCGCCGGTCAGCGGAGCAAACCGAAGACACCTGCGCCTGACACCATTCATATGGCGGTTATTGACAGTGCCACGATCAGTAAAAACATCAGTAAGCTGGCGCGCGACAGCACCAAGATGAAGAAGTCCGATACCGCCGTGGCCGTGATCATCAACAGGATAGAAGGTTACACTTTGCTGCTCAACCAGCTGATGAGCAGCCTTCGACGTGGGTTTGATACTGCCAGCATCACCCGGGAGGTGCCACTGGTAGATACTTCCCTTGCCCTCATCAAAGAAAATATTGCAGGGCTGGACCGTACTCCCAACATCAATGATATTTACACCAACAAGGTGATGCTCGAACAGTTGCTACGTAAGCTGAGCGGCTGGCAGAACAACCTTTTCTCCAATTATAACGCCCTGGTGGCCATCAACGATACCCTGCACTCCCTTCGGCGCGACACCTCCATGCGTAATATTCCCGCAGAAGATGAGCTTTATGGTTTTTATATCGGTCAGCTTACCCGCCTGATCAACAAATACCGCGTGGTAGACAGCGCCAACAAAGTAAGTCTTGTTAAAATGGGGTTGCTGCAGAACAGGATCGCCAACCGGTACATCGACGTGTCCAATCTGCTGGAAGACAGTGACTATCAGCTGGAGCAGTTCTCCGCCAATATGTTTACCCGCGACTACCGGTATATCTGGGCGCCGCACCGTGACAGTATCAATCCGCTGGAGTTTTTCCCTGTCGCCCAACGGTCGTTACACAAAAGCACACGGGTATTGAGCATCTTCTTTTCCATCCAGTGGCCGATCTTCATTGTATGGGTATTGCTGGCGTCGCTGTTTGCCTGGTGGATTTATGCCAATGTGCGGCGTATCCGGCGCAACCACCCCGAGCAGGAAGCAGAAGCCATCCTGCAGCACGCGCAGTACGTGTACCGTCATCCTGTGGCCAGCACCGTTATTTTTGTAACGACATTATCGTCCGTATTTTCCGTGCGGTACCCGATCCTGTATACCGAAATCATCTGGGGACTGACGATGTTCGCCCTTACGTATCTTTTCCGGTCGCATTTTCCGAAGGTATTATACCGCTACTGGCTGATGCTGATGGCGCTACTTTTTGTGTATTGTGTCAATAACCTGTTGATCGAAGTGACCTATGCCGAGCAATGGGGACTGCTGATCTGCGCCGTCCTCTGTATACTGCTGGGTTTGCGGCTGCTGAAGGAAACGTCGCTGACCACCTTCGCCCATCCGAAGTATACGGCCCCCACTATTAAACTGTTTATTGGCACTTCCGCTATTTCCTTGCTGCTGGTCATATTTGCGCGGGTGGGCAGTGCCAAAATATTCGGCTCCAGCGCGGTGGTGAACACCGTCATGGCCATGAACCTGTACGTGCTGGTGAAAATTATGCTGGAAGCGGTGTTCATCCAGGTAGAAGCCAATAAAAACTCCAGCACCTTTATTTCCTTCATGGACTACCAGGACGTGCAGACCAAGCTGAAAACATTTCTGACGGTACTGGCTTTTGTAGGCTGGCTGATCATTATAGCCCGCAACCTGTACCTGTATGACGCTATCTACGAAGAGATCAGCAATATGCTCTCTGCCACCCACCACATCGGTAATTCCGACTTTACTTTCAGCAGCGTGATCATTTTTATGCTTGTCATCTGGGTGGCCTTTGTCGCTTCCCAGCTGATAGCCTATATGTTCGGCAATACCGGTCAGAGTGCCAGTCCCGCCCAAAAGCCACGTTTCGGCTCTACCCTGCTGTTGTTACGTCTTGCTGTACTTGCCGGCGGTATATTACTCGCCTTCGCCGCTTCCGGTATCCCGATGGACAAACTGACCATTGTGATAGGTGCGCTTAGCGTGGGCATAGGCTTCGGTTTACAGAATATTGTCAACAACCTGGTGTCCGGTATTATCCTGGCTTTCGAAAAACCTATCGAAGTGGGTGATGTGATAGAGGTGGGTCCCCGGTCCGGCGTAGTGAAAGAAATCGGTATCCGTTCCAGTAAAATCTCCGCCTACGACGGCTCTACCGTAGTAGTTCCCAACGCCGACCTTATCTCCCAACAACTGATCAACTGGACGATGACCAACCGTGTGCGTCGTGTTAACTTCATGCTCGGCGTAGGCTATGGCAGCGACATCGCACAGGTGACCAATATTATCAAGAGCGCCTTCTCCGGCCAGGAAGGTATTCTGACCACACCCGAGCCGGTCGTACAGCTTTCCCAGTTTGGCGATAACGCCGTTAATTTCCAGGTGTATTTCTGGATTTCCGATCTTGGCAATGCCGGCACCTTACAAAGCAAAGTGCTCACTTTCATCTACGACGCCCTCAACAAAGCCGGTGTAGACCTGCCTTTCCCGCAACGGGACCTGCATATCCGCAGCATCGATGAAGCCGTGCTGAACAAGTGGAAAGTCAATAAGGAAGCGGAATCGGGGCCATCAGACGATAAGCCGGCGGAGAACGAAGAAAAAAAATTGTAA
- a CDS encoding glycerol-3-phosphate dehydrogenase/oxidase — MKREAIVAALRKDLEPWDIIVAGGGATGLGAALEAVTRGYRTLLLEQADFAASTSSKSTKLVHGGVRYLAQGDVSLVREASVERGRLAHNAPHLVRNLSFIIPTFSAWENLKYTIGLKMYDWLAGRLSLGKSVHISRRDTLEKLTTLKPEHLAGGVLYHDGQFDDSRLAVNLAQTIADKGGTVLNYMKITSLRKDEGGNISGLTVRDTLNGGPEIYLNTRAVINATGVFADDILEMDDPDAPKSIAASQGVHLVLDSSFLPGHNALMIPATSDGRVLFIVPWHNKVVVGTTDTPINHISLEPHALEEEISFILRTAGQYLVRAPQRSDVLSVWAGLRPLAAAKAEGHKTKEISRSHKIIVAASGLVTIIGGKWTTYRRMAEDVIHQLEKSLRWKLTESATHSMPVHGAASGMNWEDPWYFYGSDVPGLQQLMKEHPALQEVLSEPFGILKVQVVWAVREEMARNIADFLARRVRLLFLDAREALRIAPAVANIMAQELGRDGHWVNEQLQTFETLAKGYILS; from the coding sequence ATGAAAAGAGAAGCTATTGTTGCAGCCCTGAGAAAAGACCTGGAGCCCTGGGATATTATTGTGGCCGGAGGTGGTGCTACCGGTTTAGGTGCCGCGCTGGAAGCGGTGACAAGGGGCTACCGTACCCTGCTCCTGGAACAGGCCGATTTTGCGGCCTCCACGTCCAGTAAAAGCACTAAACTGGTGCACGGAGGGGTGCGTTACCTGGCCCAGGGCGATGTTTCCCTTGTCCGGGAGGCCAGCGTGGAACGTGGCCGCCTCGCACATAATGCGCCCCATCTGGTGCGCAACCTCAGCTTCATTATCCCCACTTTCAGCGCATGGGAAAACCTCAAATATACGATCGGCCTCAAAATGTACGATTGGCTGGCGGGCCGCCTCAGCCTTGGCAAATCGGTGCATATCTCCCGCAGGGACACACTGGAAAAACTGACTACACTGAAACCGGAACACCTCGCCGGCGGCGTCCTCTATCACGATGGCCAGTTCGATGACAGCCGCCTGGCGGTGAACCTGGCCCAAACCATCGCAGATAAAGGAGGTACGGTGCTGAACTATATGAAAATCACCAGTCTCCGTAAAGATGAAGGCGGTAATATCAGCGGACTAACGGTCAGGGATACACTGAACGGCGGTCCTGAAATATATCTTAATACCAGAGCGGTAATCAACGCGACCGGCGTTTTTGCGGATGATATTCTGGAGATGGACGACCCCGACGCTCCGAAGTCCATAGCGGCCAGCCAGGGCGTGCATCTGGTGCTTGACAGCAGTTTCCTGCCCGGGCACAACGCGCTGATGATCCCCGCCACCAGCGACGGACGTGTGCTGTTCATAGTGCCATGGCACAACAAAGTGGTGGTAGGCACCACGGATACGCCCATTAACCATATCAGCCTGGAGCCGCATGCGCTGGAGGAGGAAATCAGCTTTATCCTGCGGACCGCCGGACAATACCTGGTCAGAGCGCCGCAACGCAGCGATGTGCTGAGCGTATGGGCGGGCCTGCGTCCGCTGGCGGCTGCAAAAGCGGAAGGACATAAAACGAAAGAGATATCCCGCAGCCATAAAATCATTGTGGCCGCTTCCGGACTGGTGACTATCATCGGCGGCAAATGGACCACCTACCGCCGTATGGCGGAAGATGTCATCCATCAGCTGGAAAAATCCCTGCGCTGGAAACTGACGGAATCGGCGACCCATTCAATGCCTGTCCATGGCGCTGCTTCCGGTATGAACTGGGAAGATCCCTGGTATTTCTATGGCAGCGACGTGCCCGGGCTGCAACAGCTGATGAAGGAACATCCGGCATTACAGGAGGTGCTGAGCGAACCTTTCGGTATCCTCAAAGTACAGGTGGTATGGGCAGTAAGGGAAGAAATGGCACGGAACATCGCTGATTTTCTGGCCAGAAGGGTGCGGCTGCTTTTTCTGGACGCACGGGAAGCTTTACGTATAGCCCCTGCCGTTGCAAATATTATGGCGCAGGAACTGGGAAGGGACGGGCATTGGGTCAACGAACAGCTGCAAACATTTGAAACGCTCGCCAAAGGATATATACTATCTTGA
- a CDS encoding nitroreductase, with protein MMETNTTASYLEKIIASRRTVKPTSMNGRKIADETVQQLLQLADWAPTHGYTEPWYFVVYGGEKVQEFCTAHADLYKQFTPADKFIPGSYDKLKSQGDLASHVIAICVKRGSNPKIPVIEEVAAVSCAVQNMWLSATAQGIAAYWGSGGMTFHPAMQDYLGLGDEDQVLGFFYLGYTDEPAQPGKRLKPLSEKVKWM; from the coding sequence ATGATGGAAACAAATACTACAGCCAGTTATCTGGAAAAAATAATTGCCAGTCGCCGTACCGTGAAGCCTACCAGCATGAACGGCCGGAAAATAGCCGACGAAACCGTACAACAGCTGCTGCAATTGGCAGACTGGGCCCCCACCCACGGCTATACGGAGCCCTGGTACTTCGTTGTATATGGTGGTGAAAAAGTGCAGGAGTTCTGTACCGCTCATGCCGATCTGTACAAGCAGTTCACTCCGGCAGACAAATTCATTCCCGGCAGCTATGACAAACTGAAAAGTCAGGGTGACCTGGCTTCCCATGTGATTGCCATCTGCGTGAAAAGAGGCAGCAATCCGAAAATTCCGGTAATAGAGGAAGTTGCGGCGGTATCCTGCGCCGTACAGAATATGTGGCTGAGCGCTACCGCCCAGGGCATTGCCGCCTACTGGGGCTCCGGCGGGATGACCTTCCACCCTGCCATGCAGGACTACCTGGGACTGGGCGACGAAGACCAGGTACTGGGCTTCTTCTATCTTGGTTATACAGACGAACCGGCACAACCCGGCAAACGCCTGAAACCATTGTCTGAAAAAGTGAAATGGATGTAA
- a CDS encoding acyl-CoA thioesterase, with product MARIKIDLPEKFGFNTTIPIRIQDVNYGGHVGNDAILSIMHEARMQFIQQAGYKELDHEAGTGLIMADVAVAYKGEGFHGDIFTVEVAAGEYSPFGFELFYHLTTQRNGQTITIAAAKTGMVCFDYKARKVMKLPAEMKAAMEALGNVDTQG from the coding sequence ATGGCAAGAATAAAAATAGACCTACCGGAGAAATTCGGGTTCAACACAACGATACCTATCAGAATACAGGATGTTAACTATGGCGGACATGTTGGCAATGATGCCATTCTGTCCATTATGCACGAAGCCCGCATGCAGTTCATTCAACAGGCGGGCTACAAGGAACTGGACCACGAAGCAGGCACCGGCCTTATTATGGCCGATGTTGCCGTAGCCTATAAAGGAGAAGGTTTCCATGGCGATATCTTTACCGTGGAAGTGGCAGCAGGAGAATACAGCCCTTTCGGTTTCGAACTGTTCTATCACCTTACCACACAGCGCAACGGTCAGACGATCACTATCGCCGCCGCCAAAACCGGTATGGTGTGCTTTGATTACAAAGCCCGTAAAGTCATGAAATTACCGGCCGAGATGAAAGCCGCTATGGAAGCGTTGGGTAACGTTGACACACAAGGGTGA
- the rdgB gene encoding RdgB/HAM1 family non-canonical purine NTP pyrophosphatase, producing the protein MKLIFATNNENKVKEFRSLLGDHFEIITLLEAGIDIDIPEPHDTLEENAREKSTTIHRMTGQNCFAEDTGLEINALNGAPGVLSARYAGEQKKSADNIVKVLEEMEGASDRSAQFRTVISLILDGKEHQFEGISRGNITDHTSGEKGFGYDPIFIPEGANRTFAEMDLAEKNQYSHRGRAFEKFVAFLKTLPV; encoded by the coding sequence ATGAAACTGATTTTTGCTACCAATAACGAAAATAAAGTGAAGGAGTTCCGCTCCCTGCTGGGCGATCATTTTGAGATCATCACGCTGCTGGAAGCGGGTATTGACATCGATATCCCTGAGCCGCACGATACACTGGAAGAGAACGCCCGTGAGAAATCGACCACCATTCACCGGATGACAGGCCAAAACTGTTTTGCTGAAGACACCGGACTGGAAATCAACGCACTGAACGGCGCCCCCGGCGTATTAAGTGCCCGTTATGCCGGTGAACAGAAAAAGTCAGCTGACAATATCGTTAAGGTACTGGAGGAGATGGAAGGCGCCAGCGACCGCAGCGCCCAGTTCCGCACAGTCATTTCCCTGATCCTTGACGGAAAAGAGCACCAGTTTGAAGGTATCAGTCGCGGTAACATTACGGACCATACTTCCGGAGAGAAAGGCTTCGGCTATGATCCGATCTTTATCCCAGAAGGCGCCAACCGCACTTTTGCCGAAATGGACCTTGCCGAAAAAAACCAGTACAGCCATCGTGGCCGTGCCTTTGAAAAATTCGTGGCCTTCCTGAAAACACTACCTGTTTAA